Proteins encoded by one window of Cheilinus undulatus linkage group 13, ASM1832078v1, whole genome shotgun sequence:
- the dnajb4 gene encoding dnaJ homolog subfamily B member 4 → MGKDYYKTLGISKGATEEDIKKAYRKQALKWHPDKNKSAAAEEKFKEIAEAYEVLSDPKKREVYDQYGEEGLKGGNGPTADGQGSTFTYTFHGDPHATFATFFGGSNPFEMFFGRKANGRDDEDMEVDGNDPFGSFTSFNLNGFPRDGHIGPGGPQRRKQDPAIIHELRVTLEEVFHGCTKRMKISRKRLNPDGRTMRTEDKILTIEIKRGWKEGTKITFPREGDESPNTIPADIVFVIKDKPHPHFRREGSNIVYPVRVSLRQSLCGCSVTVSTIDGKTCNMKITDVIKPGMRKTVAGQGLPFPKNPEQRGDLVVEFDVNFPDTLPGNAKDVLKRHLPT, encoded by the exons atgggaaaagatTACTACAAAACGCTGGGCATCTCTAAAGGAGCCACAGAAGAGGACATAAAGAAAGCGTACAGAAAACAGGCGCTGAAATGGCACCCGGACAAAAACAAGTCTGCAGCCGCCGAGGAGAAATTTAAGGAAATCGCCGAGGCTTATGAAGTCCTCAGTGATCCGAAGAAAAGAGAAGTTTACGATCAGTATGGAGAGGAAG GTCTCAAAGGAGGAAATGGCCCCACGGCTGATGGACAAGGCAGCACCTTCACCTACACCTTCCACGGCGACCCTCACGccacatttgccactttctttggTGGTTCAAACCCTTTTGAGATGTTTTTCGGGCGCAAAGCAAACGGCAGAGATGATGAGGACATGGAGGTAGATGGAAATGACCCCTTTGGCTCCTTCACCAGCTTCAACCTGAACGGATTCCCCCGGGATGGGCACATCGGCCCCGGAGGGCCTCAGCGCCGGAAGCAGGACCCGGCTATCATCCACGAACTGAGGGTCACCCTGGAGGAGGTCTTCCACGGCTGCACCAAGAGGATGAAAATCTCTCGCAAACGGCTAAATCCAGATGGCAGGACCATGCGCACAGAAGATAAGATTCTCACAATCGAGATCAAGCGAGGCTGGAAGGAGGGAACCAAGATCACATTTCCTCGGGAAGGAGATGAATCGCCCAATACAATCCCTGCTGACATTGTTTTCGTCATCAAGGATAAGCCGCACCCACACTTTAGACGGGAGGGCTCAAACATTGTCTATCCTGTGCGTGTGAGCTTGCGACAg tcATTGTGCGGATGCTCGGTCACCGTGTCAACGATAGATGGGAAGACATGCAACATGAAGATCACGGATGTCATCAAGCCTGGCATGAGAAAGACTGTGGCTGGGCAGGGTCTCCCTTTCcccaaaaacccagagcagagaggagaccTGGTGGTGGAGTTTGATGTGAACTTTCCCGACACGTTGCCCGGGAATGCCAAGGATGTCCTGAAACGGCATTTACCAACCtag
- the slc25a24l gene encoding solute carrier family 25 member 24, like encodes MDQFRGLFVKLDQNKDGFISVAELHNEMKKHGIISADGKAQNIIDSYDKDKDGLLDYKEFLSYMMDRERTWKIHFHELDKNKCGVIDQEDIISLFKDLGVVLSKPNAKQIIQMMDKDSSMTVDWGEFLHHVILNPVDNISELVSSWKHSLVFDVGESRAMPIEFPEEASGFGAWRTFVLAAGMADAVSRSVTAPIDRLKTQLQVHGSKAFSQGFQEMKAGGLRSMWQGNAVNVLKGTPQSTLQCLIYAQMKVYTQNRTQETLTVQQRFGLGCVSGAVAHAAFYPLEVLKVRLNLQQAGTYNGVVACARSIYRHESMSSFYRGFKPSILCMIPYAGVECAVHQSIMSWAKRDPAYNSDSKLFFFSFVAFASGQMTSYPLAVIRTQQQAQAFSSDSRQASGVLQGLFGIYERNGIRGYYNGMGASFIRAIPCALMNYTLTRKFENLFSSIES; translated from the exons ATGGATCAGTTTCGCGGTTTATTTGTAAAACTGGACCAAAACAAGGATGGGTTCATATCGGTGGCGGAGCTGCACAATGAGATGAAGAAGCATGGGATCATTTCAGCAGATGGCAAAGCCCAG AATATCATTGACTCTTATGACAAAGACAAAGATGGCCTGCTGGATTATAAAGAGTTTCTCAGCTACATGATGGACAGAGAGAGGACATGGAAAATTCACTTTCATGAACTTGACAAGAACAAATGTG GGGTGATTGACCAGGAGGACATCATAAGTTTGTTTAAGGATTTAGGAGTGGTCTTATCAAAGCCGAATGCAAAACAAATTATTcaaat GATGGATAAGGACAGCTCCATGACAGTAGACTGGGGAGAATTCCTGCATCATGTCATCCTCAACCCCGTGGACAACATCAGTGAGCTGGTGTCCTCATGGAAACACAGTCTG GTTTTTGATGTGGGTGAGAGCCGTGCGATGCCCATTGAGTTCCCTGAGGAGGCGTCTGGATTTGGTGCCTGGAGGACATTTGTGCTGGCAGCAGGAATGGCTGATGCTGTGTCCAGGAGTGTGACAGCACCCATCGACCGCCTGAAGACGCAACTTCAG GTTCATGGATCCAAGGCATTCTCTCAGGGCTTTCAGGAGATGAAGGCAGGTGGTCTACGTTCGATGTGGCAAGGAAATGCTGTGAATGTGCTGAAGGGAACACCACAGTCCACGCTGCAGTGTCTAATCTATGCTCAG ATGAAGGTGTACACCCAGAACAGAACTCAGGAGACTCTGACGGTGCAGCAGCGTTTCGGTTTGGGTTGTGTGTCCGGCGCTGTAGCTCACGCTGCTTTCTACCCTTTAGAG GTGCTGAAGGTGAGGTTGAACCTACAACAAGCTGGCACCTACAACGGTGTTGTGGCATGTGCCCGCTCTATTTACAGGCATGAGTCTATGTCCTCTTTTTACAGAGGATTCAAGCCCAGCATCCTATGCATGATACCTTACGCAGGTGTGGAGTGTGCGGTTCATCAG TCAATCATGAGTTGGGCAAAGAGAGATCCGGCCTACAACAGTGACTCCAAGCTGTTCTTCTTCAGTTTTGTGGCCTTTGCTTCTGGACAGATGACGAGTTACCCACTGGCAGTGATCCGGACTCAGCAGCAAGCGCAAG ctTTCAGTTCAGATTCACGTCAAGCTTCAGGTGTGTTACAAGGACTTTTTGGCATATATGAGAGAAATGGAATCAGAGGATATTATAATGGGATGGGAGCCAGCTTCATCAGGGCTATTCCATGTGCTCTGATGAACTACACTTTAACtagaaaatttgaaaatctgTTTTCCTCTATTGAGTCTTGa